From Salvelinus namaycush isolate Seneca chromosome 2, SaNama_1.0, whole genome shotgun sequence, one genomic window encodes:
- the gnl3l gene encoding guanine nucleotide-binding protein-like 3-like protein, producing MSKARKQKRAKVLSQGKQKGKDGQQTQGGKMHSELSIARHPKEYGKPEEIRKKRLQELQEKQRLSREREQMKRRSLDSFQRDILERQRAFEQRETEMQSLEKHVNFENENSRKAYYREFKKVVEASDVILEVLDARDPLGCRCPQVEQAVIQGGTDKKIVLVLNKIDLVSKEIVEKWIKYLRNEFPTVAFKASTQQQNKNLKRSNVPVTQATAELLGSSACVGAECLMKLLGNYCRNLDIKTAITVGVVGFPNVGKSSLINSLKRARACNVGATPGVTKCLQEIHLDKHIKLLDCPGIVMATSTTDAAMILRNCVKIEQLVDPLPPVEAILRRCNKTQIMEHYGVPDFHTALEFLALLAQRQGKLRKGGVPDNDKAAKSVLMDWTGGRISYFTHPPETHTLPTHISAEIVAEMGKAFDWEVLEKGNQEVLAVSSCTDVQMGFCMATAGMTQGGQEEPPCEMEGGALDEVESKDETESMDDDDQDPEFGPMTVEIKAPRAKTGGSVDAAAPRTLDLKDIWNVDPLQQGQALVAAGKKRKKQQKRADKIATKLSDSLTTAMNFAFSDI from the exons atgtcgAAGGCCAGAA AACAAAAGCGAGCGAAAGTACTTTCCCAAGGAAAACAAAAG GGGAAAGATGGACAACAGACTCAAGGAGGGAAAATGCATTCAGAGCTGTCCATTGCACGCCATCCCAAAGAGTATGGAAAACCAGAAGAAATCCGGAAGAAAAGG CTTCAGGAGCTCCAAGAAAAGCAGAGGTTGTCACGAGAACGGGAGCAGATGAAGAGGAGAAGTCTGGACAGTTTTCAGAGAGATATTCTAGAGCGACAAAGAGCGTTTGAGCAGAGG GAAACTGAGATGCAGAGTTTAGAGAAGCATGTCAATTTTGAAAATGAGAATTCAAGAAAGGCGTACTACAGGGAATTCAAAAAG GTGGTTGAGGCCTCTGATGTGATTCTGGAGGTTCTGGATGCCCGTGACCCTCTTGGCTGCCGTTGTCCTCAGGTGGAGCAGGCTGTCATTCAGGGCGGCACTGACAAGAAAATAGTCCTAGTGCTTAACAAGAttg ACCTGGTGTCCAAGGAGATTGTGGAGAAATGGATCAAGTATCTTCGCAATGAATTTCCCACTGTGGCTTTCAAAGCCTCAACGCAACAACAGAACAAGAATTTG AAGCGAAGCAATGTACCTGTTACCCAGGCCACCGCTGAGCTCCTAGGTAGCAGTGCCTGTGTGGGTGCGGAATGCTTGATGAAACTTTTGGGGAACTACTGCCGCAACCTGGACATTAAGACAGCCATCACTGTTGGTGTGGTTG GCTTTCCCAATGTTGGAAAGAGCAGTCTCATAAACAGTTTGAAGCGGGCACGTGCATGCAATGTTGGAGCCACACCTGGTGTAACCAA GTGCCTTCAGGAAATACACTTGGACAAGCACATCAAGCTTTTAGATTGTCCTGGCATTGTAATGGCAACCTCGACGACTGACGCGGCCATGATCCTTCGGAATTGTGTAAAGATTGAGCAGCTTGTAGACCCTCTACCTCCAGTCGAAGCCATCTTAAGACGCTGCAATAAGACACAG ATCATGGAACACTATGGTGTTCCAGACTTCCACACAGCTCTCGAGTTCCTGGCTTTGTTGGCACAGCGACAGGGCAAGTTGAGGAAGGGAGGAGTGCCTGATAATGACAAGGCAGCAAAGAGTGTCCTAATGGACTGGACAGG GGGTAGGATCAGCTACTTTACACACCCTCCGGAGACGCACACTCTTCCCACTCATATCAGTGCTGAGATTGTGGCAGAGATGGGCAAAGCTTTCGACTGGGAGGTACTTGAGAAGGGAAACCAGGAAGTGCTAGCTG TGTCGTCTTGCACTGATGTCCAAATGGGTTTCTGCATGGCAACTGCTGGGATGACTCAGGGTGGTCAAGAAGAACCACCTTGTGAAATGGAAGGTGGAGCTTTGGATGAGGTTGAGTCCAAGGATGAAACTGAATCCATGgatgatgatgatcaggaccCTGAG TTTGGACCTATGACTGTGGAGATTAAAGCACCAAGGGCAAAGACTGGTGGTTCAGTTGATGCTGCTGCCCCCAGGACCCTCGATTTAAAGGATATCTGGAATGTAGACCCTCTTCAGCAGGGCCAAGCACTCGTGGCTGctgggaagaagaggaagaagcaaCAGAAAAGAGCTG ACAAAATTGCTACCAAACTCTCAGACAGCCTGACGACGGCAATGAACTTTGCATTTTCAGATATATGA